A region from the Gemmatimonadota bacterium genome encodes:
- a CDS encoding sulfatase-like hydrolase/transferase, which translates to MPDRPNILFINTDQHTWDVVSAYGYPYVKTPNIDRIVRNGISFMRSYSTDPVCGPTRASWMTGRYTSELGTPFNGGHLHEDIPDLGQVLNSNGYQAFHSGKWHVDGRDVRNSFQLLYIGNRPIGAGGGEYYDGAITHAAIDFLSRYDGSDPFFLQVPYVNPHDICQCEHDHEEKTIPDPIEQGILSEEDLPPLPLNFHYDERETVVHKVARRMDECLIHWPILRKVRHWSEIQWRYLMWQHHRLVEKVDSEIGLLLEALDKSQFRDNTLIMFTMDHGEAYGQHQMFQKFSLYEASVRVPFIVASLGDSLNVPKDLRDETHFVSGVDLFPTVCDYAGIDILDGVQGLSLKPLVEGQNPEWREFAYIESNGWARSLVFDRYKYVGEYISFGTEQDLEPIGPDPDRIGLEQVFDLVENPDETHNLAYQPEMREMLKRFRQLMMDFEGQLNRRRMTAKRPAAQLLNWGKQIRGYWDAHPELEEMRIRL; encoded by the coding sequence ATGCCTGATCGGCCGAATATTCTGTTTATCAACACAGATCAGCACACATGGGATGTGGTATCGGCTTATGGCTACCCTTATGTGAAGACGCCCAATATCGATCGGATCGTGCGCAACGGTATTTCTTTTATGAGATCGTACTCTACCGATCCCGTCTGTGGACCGACAAGGGCCAGCTGGATGACCGGACGGTACACTTCAGAATTGGGAACGCCGTTTAACGGTGGCCATCTGCACGAAGATATCCCGGATCTGGGTCAGGTTCTCAACAGCAATGGCTACCAGGCGTTTCATTCGGGCAAATGGCATGTCGATGGACGCGATGTCCGGAATTCGTTTCAACTTCTCTATATCGGGAACCGCCCGATTGGCGCTGGTGGTGGCGAGTATTACGACGGGGCGATCACGCATGCCGCGATTGATTTCCTGAGTCGATACGATGGTTCGGACCCCTTCTTCCTGCAGGTGCCTTATGTAAATCCGCATGATATTTGTCAATGTGAACACGATCACGAAGAAAAGACCATCCCGGATCCTATTGAGCAAGGAATATTGAGCGAAGAGGACCTGCCGCCACTGCCGTTGAATTTCCATTACGACGAACGCGAGACCGTGGTCCACAAGGTGGCGCGCAGGATGGACGAGTGTCTGATCCACTGGCCAATTTTGCGAAAAGTGCGCCATTGGTCCGAGATCCAGTGGCGATACCTGATGTGGCAACACCACCGCCTGGTCGAGAAAGTAGATAGCGAAATCGGGTTGCTTCTCGAGGCGCTGGACAAAAGCCAGTTTCGCGATAACACGTTGATTATGTTCACCATGGATCACGGAGAGGCGTATGGGCAGCACCAGATGTTTCAGAAGTTCTCACTCTACGAAGCGAGTGTGCGCGTTCCGTTCATTGTCGCTTCTCTGGGCGATAGTCTCAACGTGCCAAAGGATCTTAGGGACGAGACCCATTTTGTTTCAGGTGTGGATCTGTTTCCCACTGTGTGTGATTATGCAGGTATTGATATATTAGATGGCGTGCAGGGCCTGAGTCTGAAGCCGCTGGTAGAAGGTCAGAACCCTGAGTGGCGGGAGTTTGCGTACATCGAGAGCAATGGCTGGGCGCGGTCGCTTGTGTTTGATCGCTATAAGTATGTCGGCGAGTATATCTCCTTTGGGACGGAGCAAGATCTGGAGCCGATTGGACCGGACCCGGACCGAATTGGGCTGGAACAGGTGTTTGATCTGGTCGAAAACCCCGACGAGACGCACAATCTGGCATATCAGCCGGAAATGCGGGAAATGCTCAAGAGATTCAGGCAATTGATGATGGATTTTGAAGGGCAACTGAACCGACGAAGGATGACGGCCAAACGGCCTGCTGCGCAATTGCTCAATTGGGGAAAGCAAATTCGGGGATATTGGGATGCACATCCCGAGTTGGAGGAGATGCGGATACGGCTGTGA